One genomic segment of Apostichopus japonicus isolate 1M-3 chromosome 23, ASM3797524v1, whole genome shotgun sequence includes these proteins:
- the LOC139964774 gene encoding nuclear hormone receptor E75-like has translation MTGYTILCRICGDRASGFHYGVHACEGCKGFFRRSIQHNVKYRECAKGDECLVMRINRNRCQYCRLKKCLSLGMSKDAVRLGRCPKKCKPKGTRVPTSPKSPTSSASSKMEDDLQMKMEHLILSIHDAQKKTVWDKSITEKVSERSTSWISKSFSTIISSEDQETGSPDEKENMISYLERTQIRSGSSEATADHRAKRKPEPSEVKLGFILDIIENNLTASVTQIISFAKLIPGFLTLDKDDQINILKGSSLEILLVRLSQFSIMSSDHVAALERCQQILQKSLEEKADPILEITSEVVDFALKFRTLNLSACEVALFTAILLFSSDHSGVKYPRDVETIQLSIIQALQARVSVNHPNDPSIFPRLMTKIPDIRQFSVLNSDKILTTAQM, from the exons ATGACCGGATACACCATTCTTTGCCGGATATGCGGAGACCGAGCCTCCGGTTTTCATTACGGAGTCCACGCCTGCGAAGGCTGTAAG GGGTTCTTTAGAAGAAGTATCCAGCACAACGTCAAGTACCGAGAGTGTGCGAAAGGCGACGAGTGCCTGGTCATGCGGATCAACAGAAATCGTTGCCAGTACTGCAGACTAAAGAAGTGCCTCTCCCTCGGCATGTCAAAGGATG CGGTCAGATTGGGGAGATGTCCGAAGAAGTGTAAACCAAAGGGTACACGAGTGCCAACGTCACCGAAATCACCTACCTCCTCCGCCTCCTCCAAGATGGAGGATGACCTGCAGATGAAGATGGAACATCTGATCCTGAGCATACACGATGCCCAGAAGAAAACCGTCTGGGATAAATCCATCACAGAGAAAGTTTCAGAGCGATCAACG AGCTGGATCAGTAAGTCATTCTCGACCATAATCTCATCCGAGGATCAAGAGACAGGAAGTCCTGACGAGAAGGAAAACATGATTTCATATCTGGAAAGAACTCAAATTCGGTCGGGGAGCTCCGAAGCGACCGCGGACCACAGAGCGAAAAGGAAACCCGAACCCTCGGAGGTGAAGTTAGGGTTCATCTTGGACATAATCGAGAATAATCTGACGGCGTCTGTGACGCAGATCATCTCGTTTGCAAAGCTGATACCGGGATTTTTGACGCTGGATAAAGACGACCAGATCAATATATTGAAAGGCAGCTCGCTGGAGATCCTGCTCGTTAGACTCTCGCAATTTTCCATCATGAGCTCCGATCACGTGGCTGCCCTGGAGAGATGCCAGCAGATCTTGCAGAAGTCGCTGGAGGAGAAAGCTGACCCGATTTTAGAAATCACCAGCGAAGTCGTGGACTTTGCCCTGAAGTTCAGGACGCTGAATCTGAGTGCGTGCGAAGTCGCGTTGTTTACGGCCATCTTACTGTTTTCTTCAG ATCACAGCGGTGTCAAATATCCCAGGGATGTAGAGACCATCCAGCTTTCCATCATCCAGGCCCTCCAGGCCAGGGTCAGTGTCAACCACCCCAACGACCCTTCCATCTTTCCTCGTCTGATGACCAAAATACCCGATATACGCCAATTCAGTGTCTTGAACTCGGATAAAATCCTAACCACGGCTCAGATGTGA